In Providencia rettgeri, the following proteins share a genomic window:
- a CDS encoding glycine C-acetyltransferase, with protein MSERFYQQIQEQLLQIEADGLFKNERIITTSQDADIEIVGGQRVINFCANNYLGLANHPALIEAAKQGMDSHGFGMASVRFICGTQDNHKVLERKLADFLGMEDAILYSSCFDANGGLFETLLGAEDAIISDALNHASIIDGVRLSKAKRYRYSNNNMVELKARLEEAKAAGARHILIATDGVFSMDGVIADLKSICDLADEYQALVMVDDSHAVGFVGENGRGSHEYCDVMGRIDIITGTLGKALGGASGGYTAAKKEVVEWLRQRSRPYLFSNSLAPAIVAASIKVIDMMKEGHSLREKLWRNAVLFREKMTAAGFTLAGADHAIIPVMLGDAKLAQIFAKELLDEGIYVTGFFYPVVPQGQARIRTQMSAAHSEEDILHAVEAFTRIGRKLKIIK; from the coding sequence ATGTCAGAAAGATTTTATCAGCAGATTCAAGAACAATTGCTACAAATTGAAGCCGATGGGTTATTTAAAAATGAACGCATTATTACGACTTCACAAGATGCTGACATTGAAATTGTAGGTGGCCAGCGGGTTATTAACTTCTGTGCAAATAATTACCTTGGTCTTGCTAACCATCCTGCACTCATCGAAGCCGCTAAACAAGGAATGGATAGCCATGGTTTTGGTATGGCATCGGTACGCTTTATTTGTGGAACGCAAGATAACCACAAAGTTTTAGAGCGCAAACTGGCGGATTTTCTGGGCATGGAAGATGCCATTCTCTATTCGTCCTGTTTTGATGCAAATGGCGGTCTGTTTGAAACCTTGTTAGGCGCGGAAGATGCCATTATTTCAGATGCATTAAATCATGCATCAATTATTGATGGGGTTCGCTTAAGCAAGGCAAAACGCTACCGTTACAGCAATAATAATATGGTGGAATTAAAAGCGCGCTTAGAAGAAGCTAAAGCCGCAGGGGCTCGCCATATTTTAATCGCAACAGATGGTGTGTTCTCGATGGATGGTGTGATCGCGGATTTGAAATCCATTTGTGACCTTGCGGACGAATACCAAGCGTTGGTGATGGTGGATGATTCACATGCTGTTGGTTTTGTTGGGGAAAATGGTCGAGGTAGCCATGAGTACTGCGATGTGATGGGCCGTATCGATATTATCACGGGGACATTGGGTAAAGCCTTGGGCGGTGCATCCGGTGGTTATACGGCGGCGAAAAAAGAGGTGGTTGAATGGCTGCGTCAGCGTTCTCGTCCTTATTTGTTTTCGAACTCACTCGCGCCTGCGATTGTTGCCGCATCTATCAAAGTGATTGATATGATGAAAGAAGGCCATTCATTACGTGAAAAATTATGGCGTAATGCTGTGTTATTTAGAGAAAAAATGACAGCGGCAGGTTTCACCCTCGCAGGTGCTGACCATGCCATCATCCCTGTCATGTTAGGTGATGCCAAACTAGCCCAAATTTTTGCAAAAGAGCTACTTGATGAAGGTATCTATGTCACGGGCTTTTTCTACCCTGTTGTGCCGCAAGGCCAGGCACGTATTCGTACTCAGATGTCCGCAGCACATAGTGAGGAGGATATTTTACACGCTGTTGAAGCATTCACCCGCATTGGTAGAAAACTAAAAATAATCAAATAA
- the rfaD gene encoding ADP-glyceromanno-heptose 6-epimerase, whose amino-acid sequence MIIVTGGAGFIGSNIIKALNAIGRTDILVVDNLKDGTKFANLVDLDIADYADKEDFIVSIIAGDDFGEVDAVFHEGACSSTTEWDGKYMMDNNYQFSKELLHYCLEREIPFLYASSAATYGGRSDNFIEERQFEKPLNVYGYSKFQFDQYVREILPEANSQVCGFRYFNVYGPNEDHKGSMASVAYHLNKQINEGQNPKLFEGSDTFRRDFIYVGDVAAVNLWFWENNVSGIFNCGTGRAESFQAVADAVTEFHKDKNVAIEYIEFPEKLKGRYQSFTQADLTKLRAAGYTAPFKTVAEGVTEYMHLLNKDA is encoded by the coding sequence ATGATCATAGTCACTGGTGGAGCTGGTTTTATTGGCAGCAATATTATTAAAGCCCTAAATGCAATCGGCCGCACAGATATCCTAGTGGTTGATAACCTGAAAGATGGCACTAAATTTGCCAACCTTGTTGACCTTGATATTGCGGATTACGCAGATAAAGAAGATTTCATTGTGAGTATCATCGCGGGTGATGATTTCGGTGAAGTTGACGCGGTATTCCACGAAGGCGCTTGTTCATCAACCACAGAGTGGGATGGCAAGTATATGATGGACAATAACTACCAGTTTTCTAAAGAGTTATTACATTACTGCTTAGAGCGCGAAATTCCATTCTTATACGCATCTTCAGCCGCAACTTATGGCGGTCGTAGCGATAACTTTATTGAAGAACGCCAGTTCGAAAAACCATTAAATGTCTATGGTTATTCAAAATTCCAATTTGACCAATATGTACGTGAGATCCTGCCAGAAGCCAATTCACAAGTTTGTGGTTTCCGCTATTTCAATGTTTATGGGCCAAATGAAGACCATAAAGGCAGCATGGCGAGTGTCGCTTATCACTTAAATAAACAAATTAATGAAGGGCAAAACCCAAAACTGTTCGAAGGTAGCGATACTTTCCGCCGTGACTTTATTTATGTGGGCGATGTGGCTGCGGTCAATTTATGGTTCTGGGAAAACAATGTTTCAGGTATTTTTAACTGCGGTACAGGACGTGCGGAATCTTTCCAAGCTGTTGCTGATGCAGTCACTGAATTCCACAAAGACAAAAATGTGGCTATCGAATACATTGAATTCCCTGAGAAATTAAAAGGTCGCTACCAAAGCTTCACACAAGCTGACCTGACTAAATTACGTGCTGCTGGCTACACTGCGCCATTTAAAACAGTTGCTGAAGGTGTCACCGAATATATGCACCTGCTCAATAAAGACGCGTAA
- the rfaF gene encoding ADP-heptose--LPS heptosyltransferase RfaF, protein MKILVIGPSWVGDMMMSQSLYRTIKALHPHAQIDVMAPQWCRPLLAKMPEVSEAIPMPLGHGALEIGERRRLGKSLQVNGYNQAIVLPNSLKSALVPFFAKIPKRTGWRGEMRYGLLNDIRPLNKEAFPLMVQRYVALAYDKQAIQSASDIPTPILPPKLVTVPQEVTETLQTFGVDGSRPIIGFCPGAEFGPAKRWPHYHYASLAQTLISQKGYQVLLFGSQKDHEAGEAIRLELTDDAKSHCHNFSGKTSLEQAVNLIDACHAVVSNDSGLMHVAAALGKPLVALYGPSSPDFTPPLSDKAEVIRLITGYHKVRKGDGESGYHQSLIDIQPQLVIDALARLNIGIE, encoded by the coding sequence ATGAAAATATTGGTGATCGGCCCTTCATGGGTAGGAGATATGATGATGTCACAAAGCCTTTATCGCACGATCAAGGCTTTACATCCCCATGCACAGATTGATGTGATGGCGCCACAATGGTGCCGTCCTTTACTCGCCAAAATGCCTGAAGTTAGCGAAGCTATTCCTATGCCTCTCGGGCATGGCGCACTGGAAATAGGTGAACGTCGTCGATTAGGTAAAAGTTTGCAGGTAAATGGCTATAACCAAGCTATTGTGTTACCAAATTCATTAAAATCTGCACTTGTGCCCTTCTTTGCAAAGATCCCCAAAAGAACGGGGTGGCGTGGCGAAATGCGCTATGGCCTACTCAATGATATTCGTCCATTGAATAAAGAAGCGTTTCCTTTAATGGTGCAACGATACGTTGCGCTTGCTTATGATAAGCAAGCTATTCAATCAGCTTCCGATATTCCGACACCCATTTTACCGCCTAAACTAGTTACGGTGCCGCAAGAAGTCACTGAAACCCTGCAAACCTTTGGGGTTGATGGTTCTCGCCCTATTATTGGTTTTTGCCCAGGGGCAGAGTTCGGCCCCGCCAAGCGCTGGCCTCACTACCACTACGCTTCTCTTGCTCAAACACTGATTAGCCAAAAAGGCTATCAGGTGCTACTATTTGGTTCACAAAAAGACCACGAAGCCGGTGAAGCTATTCGTTTAGAGCTGACCGATGATGCTAAATCGCATTGCCATAATTTTTCAGGGAAAACATCGTTAGAACAAGCCGTTAATCTAATCGATGCCTGCCATGCCGTTGTCAGTAATGATTCGGGTTTGATGCATGTCGCAGCAGCACTCGGTAAACCGCTTGTCGCTTTATATGGCCCAAGTAGCCCTGATTTCACCCCACCATTATCAGATAAAGCAGAAGTGATCCGCTTAATTACCGGGTATCACAAAGTGCGTAAAGGGGATGGTGAAAGTGGTTATCACCAAAGTTTGATTG